The sequence TGGAGGGTATTATACCCGAATCTTCCCATCCCTCATCTCAATGATCTCATCTGAGTATTCAGCAGATTCCAGGTTGTGGGTCACGATCACGACGGTGACACCATCCTTACGGTTTAGATCCTGGAATATCTGCATTATTGCATTTGCGTTCTTGCTGTCAAGCTCTCCAGTTGGTTCATCTGCAAAAACTATCGATGGATCATTGATAAGGGCACGGGCTATTGCAACGCGCTGCTGTTCACCACCTGAAAGCTGGCTTGGAAGTTTGTTATGCTTGCCCTCCAACCCCATCCTATCGATGAGCTCCATTGCTTTTGATTTGTCCTCCTTGATCATTGGGAGCATTACGTTCTCAAGGACCGTGAGCTGATGCATCAGGTTGAACCTCTGGAAAACAAATCCTATCTCATTTCTACGCATCTGGGCCTGTTTTTTTGAGGAGAATTTGCCGGGTTCCTTTCCATTTATGAGGAAAGTACCCCTTGTAGGGGTGTCCAGTATTCCTGCAACATGGAGGAAGGTTGATTTTCCAGATCCAGAGGGACCCATCACTGCAGTGAAAGATCCAGTTCTCAGGGCTAAATTCAGCCCTGCAAGGGCGTTTACCCCCTCATCCCCCATTTTATATGTTTTCCAGACATCTTTAAATTCAATTACATTGTTACTCATTTCTCAATGCCTCCACAACGTTCAGTTTTGAAGCACGCACTGCAGGGTAAAGTCCTGCGAGGATACTCAGGAGTGTGGAACCTGCAATCGCGCTTACAATGAGCCATGCAGGCAGCATTTCTGACATGTAGTCAGTGAAGTTGAGTACGTTGGCCAGTGCAACTATTCCAATGGCACCTACGATCACCCCAACAACTGCCCCTATGAATCCAAGGATTCCAGCTTCAAAGAGTGTGCTTCCCATTATCTGTTTATTTGTAAATCCAATAGCCTTTAAAACTCCTAATTCTCGTGTTCTTTCCATTACACTGATGAACATGGTGTTTACAACGCTTATTATACCCACAAGGAGTCCCACACTTGCAATGAGACTTGCAAAGAGCATGGATTTGTCTGCCATCTCCTGAACTTCTGCTACTTTATCAGATTTTGTTTCGACTGTAACATTTCCAACATCCTTTTCAAGTGCATCTGCCACTGTTTTTGGGTCTCCATGGGTTTTGGCTGTTATGATACTTACCCTGTTATCCTGCATCTCTTTTGCAAGGGTTTGATTTATGTATAGGCCGTTTCCATCCTCTTTGGCTATTCCTGTTATTGCCATTTCCTTACCATCAACGTTCACCTTGCTACCGACCTTGTAGCCCAAGGTGTCAGCAATACTGTAGTCCATAACAACTCCTGGGGATCCTGTCTTGAGTCTGAGCTGTTTCCAGTCGTTGGTTCCCTGAACCGCAATTTCCTGTCCATTTATTGTTTGCTTGAAGACTGTGAATTCCTTGGTATCGTAGAGTTTGGAGTAGGCTTCCACCTTCGAAGCTGTTTGGTTATCCATCAGGTAAGATCCCGTGCTTCCTGCAGGGGATACAGTTAAATCATACATATAAGCACTTGTTTCTTCTTTTACGACCGATGTTGCACC is a genomic window of Methanobacterium congolense containing:
- a CDS encoding ABC transporter ATP-binding protein; amino-acid sequence: MSNNVIEFKDVWKTYKMGDEGVNALAGLNLALRTGSFTAVMGPSGSGKSTFLHVAGILDTPTRGTFLINGKEPGKFSSKKQAQMRRNEIGFVFQRFNLMHQLTVLENVMLPMIKEDKSKAMELIDRMGLEGKHNKLPSQLSGGEQQRVAIARALINDPSIVFADEPTGELDSKNANAIMQIFQDLNRKDGVTVVIVTHNLESAEYSDEIIEMRDGKIRV
- a CDS encoding ABC transporter permease — protein: MDLYKLAFNNIRRRKLRSALTMLGIIIGVATIMVLVGITAGATSVVKEETSAYMYDLTVSPAGSTGSYLMDNQTASKVEAYSKLYDTKEFTVFKQTINGQEIAVQGTNDWKQLRLKTGSPGVVMDYSIADTLGYKVGSKVNVDGKEMAITGIAKEDGNGLYINQTLAKEMQDNRVSIITAKTHGDPKTVADALEKDVGNVTVETKSDKVAEVQEMADKSMLFASLIASVGLLVGIISVVNTMFISVMERTRELGVLKAIGFTNKQIMGSTLFEAGILGFIGAVVGVIVGAIGIVALANVLNFTDYMSEMLPAWLIVSAIAGSTLLSILAGLYPAVRASKLNVVEALRNE